In one window of Henckelia pumila isolate YLH828 chromosome 1, ASM3356847v2, whole genome shotgun sequence DNA:
- the LOC140874757 gene encoding uncharacterized protein isoform X2, with product MQEIRALINYVIGTLKEKVWSFSFQKRNWRASLWKMLGISYGELFLIVGAAAALIGPKDLPIISRTMGRLAGRAIGYVQVARGQFESVMQQSQARQVHKELQDTMAQLEAIRHEIRSISFMNPGPLTTRLVDNIAKPKSADIEPPKAHEEVAAIIETTETRATPKDHSSTTASPIDIHSQTMTYERLADSSSLSVKSMDEVLNELTDESGQFTVLPISAESAGLLPKLTERDNFRGSDLLLEAVLEEDVARNAKEFFAQAQKQMKNE from the exons ATGCAAGAAATAAGAGCTTTGATTAATTATGTG ATCGGAACTCTTAAGGAGAAAGTTTGGTCATTTTCATTTCAGAAGAGAAATTGGAGAGCCAGTCTCTGGAAAATGCTTGGAATTTCTTATGGTGAGCTTTTTCTTATTGTGGGAGCTGCGGCTGCTCTTATTG GGCCAAAGGATCTACCAATAATATCAAGAACAATGGGGAGATTGGCTGGGCGTGCGATTGGGTATGTTCAAGTGGCACGCGGTCAGTTTGAAAGTGTTATGCAGCAATCCCAAGCTCGCCAG GTGCATAAAGAACTGCAAGATACGATGGCTCAATTAGAAGCTATACGGCATGAAATTCGCTCCATCTCTTTCATGAATCCTGGTCCATTGACAACGAGACTAGTCGACAATATTGCGAAGCCTAAATCTG CTGACATTGAACCTCCAAAAGCTCATGAAGAGGTTGCCGCAATAATTGAGACCACAGAAACCAGGGCCACGCCCAAG GATCATAGTTCAACCACTGCATCTCCAATTGACATTCATAGCCAAACAATGACTTATGAAAGGTTGGCCGACTCTTCGTCCTTGAGTGTAAAATCTATGGATGAAGTTCTTAATGAGTTAACCGATGAGTCTGGTCAGTTCACTGTTCTTCCCATTTCAGCTGAAAGTGCTGGATTGTTGCCAAAGCTGACAG AGCGAGACAACTTCAGGGGATCTGACCTATTATTGGAGGCTGTACTTGAAGAGGATGTAGCACGCAACGCCAAGGAATTTTTCGCACAGGCGCAAAAGCAGATgaaaaatgaatga
- the LOC140874757 gene encoding uncharacterized protein isoform X3: protein MLGISYGELFLIVGAAAALIGPKDLPIISRTMGRLAGRAIGYVQVARGQFESVMQQSQARQVHKELQDTMAQLEAIRHEIRSISFMNPGPLTTRLVDNIAKPKSADIEPPKAHEEVAAIIETTETRATPKADVISERLACCFKDHSSTTASPIDIHSQTMTYERLADSSSLSVKSMDEVLNELTDESGQFTVLPISAESAGLLPKLTERDNFRGSDLLLEAVLEEDVARNAKEFFAQAQKQMKNE, encoded by the exons ATGCTTGGAATTTCTTATGGTGAGCTTTTTCTTATTGTGGGAGCTGCGGCTGCTCTTATTG GGCCAAAGGATCTACCAATAATATCAAGAACAATGGGGAGATTGGCTGGGCGTGCGATTGGGTATGTTCAAGTGGCACGCGGTCAGTTTGAAAGTGTTATGCAGCAATCCCAAGCTCGCCAG GTGCATAAAGAACTGCAAGATACGATGGCTCAATTAGAAGCTATACGGCATGAAATTCGCTCCATCTCTTTCATGAATCCTGGTCCATTGACAACGAGACTAGTCGACAATATTGCGAAGCCTAAATCTG CTGACATTGAACCTCCAAAAGCTCATGAAGAGGTTGCCGCAATAATTGAGACCACAGAAACCAGGGCCACGCCCAAG GCAGATGTTATTAGTGAACGACTTGCATGCTGCTTTAAGGATCATAGTTCAACCACTGCATCTCCAATTGACATTCATAGCCAAACAATGACTTATGAAAGGTTGGCCGACTCTTCGTCCTTGAGTGTAAAATCTATGGATGAAGTTCTTAATGAGTTAACCGATGAGTCTGGTCAGTTCACTGTTCTTCCCATTTCAGCTGAAAGTGCTGGATTGTTGCCAAAGCTGACAG AGCGAGACAACTTCAGGGGATCTGACCTATTATTGGAGGCTGTACTTGAAGAGGATGTAGCACGCAACGCCAAGGAATTTTTCGCACAGGCGCAAAAGCAGATgaaaaatgaatga
- the LOC140874757 gene encoding uncharacterized protein isoform X1: MQEIRALINYVIGTLKEKVWSFSFQKRNWRASLWKMLGISYGELFLIVGAAAALIGPKDLPIISRTMGRLAGRAIGYVQVARGQFESVMQQSQARQVHKELQDTMAQLEAIRHEIRSISFMNPGPLTTRLVDNIAKPKSADIEPPKAHEEVAAIIETTETRATPKADVISERLACCFKDHSSTTASPIDIHSQTMTYERLADSSSLSVKSMDEVLNELTDESGQFTVLPISAESAGLLPKLTERDNFRGSDLLLEAVLEEDVARNAKEFFAQAQKQMKNE, from the exons ATGCAAGAAATAAGAGCTTTGATTAATTATGTG ATCGGAACTCTTAAGGAGAAAGTTTGGTCATTTTCATTTCAGAAGAGAAATTGGAGAGCCAGTCTCTGGAAAATGCTTGGAATTTCTTATGGTGAGCTTTTTCTTATTGTGGGAGCTGCGGCTGCTCTTATTG GGCCAAAGGATCTACCAATAATATCAAGAACAATGGGGAGATTGGCTGGGCGTGCGATTGGGTATGTTCAAGTGGCACGCGGTCAGTTTGAAAGTGTTATGCAGCAATCCCAAGCTCGCCAG GTGCATAAAGAACTGCAAGATACGATGGCTCAATTAGAAGCTATACGGCATGAAATTCGCTCCATCTCTTTCATGAATCCTGGTCCATTGACAACGAGACTAGTCGACAATATTGCGAAGCCTAAATCTG CTGACATTGAACCTCCAAAAGCTCATGAAGAGGTTGCCGCAATAATTGAGACCACAGAAACCAGGGCCACGCCCAAG GCAGATGTTATTAGTGAACGACTTGCATGCTGCTTTAAGGATCATAGTTCAACCACTGCATCTCCAATTGACATTCATAGCCAAACAATGACTTATGAAAGGTTGGCCGACTCTTCGTCCTTGAGTGTAAAATCTATGGATGAAGTTCTTAATGAGTTAACCGATGAGTCTGGTCAGTTCACTGTTCTTCCCATTTCAGCTGAAAGTGCTGGATTGTTGCCAAAGCTGACAG AGCGAGACAACTTCAGGGGATCTGACCTATTATTGGAGGCTGTACTTGAAGAGGATGTAGCACGCAACGCCAAGGAATTTTTCGCACAGGCGCAAAAGCAGATgaaaaatgaatga
- the LOC140876007 gene encoding protein ELC-like, with product MSISFDDSIRFIEDALFCTSPLALSYSDPDQKWIIREHFISIFQDFPSFKPSIGTFTHNDGTEVTLLTANGELCVSKNAPFVPLTIWIHELYPQIAPMVYVVDSGNSMHHIYHDHPFVKSSGATTSSYLENWLFHKCNLSDLVRNLIKLFSYNHPFYYSGVPKCDHPSMVSKTEAMDRLTCTIFYDMEAIMAKNEEEIMSLSTLHSELERRGEAMETGISELELEKKCLCDRTKKLDDGRDRLLNWLQFNDEKYVVNCEIDDIFEGLDKKSSLLIDLGANDLAIEDLMYVLDKAVEQGVVGFEVYIKQVRILAREQFFCRAKVNKIQRETN from the coding sequence ATGTCCATTTCTTTCGACGACTCGATCCGATTCATAGAGGACGCCCTCTTTTGCACCAGCCCTCTTGCCTTGTCCTACTCCGACCCTGATCAGAAATGGATCATTAGGGAACATTTTATTTCCATATTTCAAGATTTCCCTTCTTTCAAGCCCTCTATAGGCACATTTACTCACAATGATGGCACCGAGGTAACTCTTCTCACTGCTAATGGTGAGTTGTGTGTCTCCAAAAATGCCCCTTTTGTGCCTTTAACCATTTGGATACATGAACTTTACCCTCAAATAGCCCCTATGGTGTATGTAGTAGATTCCGGAAATAGCATGCATCACATCTACCACGATCATCCGTTCGTCAAGTCTTCGGGTGCCACCACCTCCTCTTACCTCGAAAATTGGCTATTCCACAAGTGTAATCTCTCGGATTTGGTACGTAATTTGATCAAACTCTTCTCCTACAACCATCCGTTCTACTACTCCGGCGTCCCCAAATGCGATCATCCGTCCATGGTCTCGAAAACAGAGGCCATGGACCGGTTGACGTGCACAATTTTCTATGACATGGAGGCGATCATGGCCAAGAACGAGGAAGAGATCATGAGTTTATCCACCCTTCACTCCGAATTGGAGAGAAGGGGTGAGGCTATGGAGACGGGGATATCCGAACTCGAGCTCGAAAagaagtgtttgtgtgataggACAAAGAAGTTGGATGATGGACGTGATAGGCTTTTGAATTGGTTACAATTTAATGACGAGAAGTATGTTGTGAATTGTGAAATCGACGATATATTTGAAGGTTTGGATAAAAAGTCGAGTCTTTTGATTGATTTGGGTGCGAATGACTTGGCCATTGAGGATTTGATGTATGTGTTGGATAAAGCGGTGGAACAAGGGGTGGTTGGTTTTGAAGTGTATATCAAGCAAGTgaggatcttggctagggagcaATTTTTTTGTCGGGCAAAGGTTAATAAAATTCAGAGAGAAACAAATTAA